In the genome of Limanda limanda chromosome 15, fLimLim1.1, whole genome shotgun sequence, one region contains:
- the si:ch73-52p7.1 gene encoding uncharacterized protein si:ch73-52p7.1: MAALSPPAPLLCVLLCVSLALQPSDLRLAYVTHNSFFYYSCSQDPQPCSVSSLTDCRCKDIQLSTLHHPQSHSSPVFRMRRLTVWFTSPSNTARLLNNSEVRHLTLIHCGAGGSGGVSPAPLEGHFAVQHLERLTVVNLQQLPHLPDANRATSTDSNSDTDGDNSAHLDSNRYNRDRDTFLDLIADMRRDSLDPSTPQIQDIFLGRELGAAYHEQARLGIVHSSVLEWGAVLKAYTVQTHIDSDGELPFPDLHLPKLPAASVIYVSFVY, translated from the coding sequence atggcCGCCCTCagccctcctgctcctctcctctgtgtgctgctgtgtgtgtctctggcccTGCAGCCCTCGGACCTGCGTCTGGCTTACGTGACCCACAACAGCTTCTTCTACTACTCCTGCAGCCAGGACCCGCAGCCCTGCAGCGTCTCCTCGCTGACTGACTGCAGATGCAAGGACATCCAGCTGTCCACGCTGCACCACCCGCAGTCCCACTCCTCCCCTGTTTTCCGGATGAGACGTCTGACCGTCTGGTTCACGTCGCCCTCGAACACGGCGCGTCTGCTCAACAACTCGGAGGTGAGGCACCTGACTCTGATCCACTGTGGTGCCGGGGGATCCGGTGGGGTGTCCCCTGCTCCCCTGGAGGGACATTTCGCTGTGCAGCATCTGGAGAGGCTGACGGTGGTGAACTTGCAGCAGCTTCCACACCTTCCAGATGCAAACAGAGCCACTAGCACAGACTCGAACAGTGACACGGACGGAGACAACAGTGCTCATCTGGACTCAAATCGATACAACCGGGACAGAGACACGTTCCTGGACCTGATCGCAGACATGAGGAGAGATTCCCTGGATCCGTCCACACCTCAGATCCAAGACATCTTCCTGGGCAGGGAGCTGGGAGCAGCGTATCATGAACAGGCCAGACTGGGGATCGTGCACAGCTCGGTGCTGGAGTGGGGGGCAGTGCTCAAAGCCTACACGGTCCAGACACACATAGACAGTGACGGTGAGCTGCCGTTCCCTGACCTCCACCTGCCCAAATTACCAGCAGCATCCGTCATATACGTCAGCTTTGTGTACTGA